A segment of the Bacillota bacterium genome:
AGAGCTGCTTGTAGGTGAGCCGGTAGAGCTCGTAGAGACCCTCATAAAGTGGCTTCTTCTCCGGGTCCGGGTGGTGCCGCCTTGCGGTCCTCACGGTTCGCTTGACTGCCTCTGAGAAGCTCGGGTAGACCCCAGTGGCAACCCCGCAGTTGATCGCCGCCCCCAGGGCCCCCAGTTCCTCACCCTCGGTAATTACCACATCCGCTCCCAGAGCGTCCGCGAAGATCTGACACCAGGCCCGGCTTTTAGCCCCGCCACCGCACAGGTTCACTTCTGCAACAGGGATGGGCATATGCTTGTAGCAGTCGAGCATAGCCATGGCAATTCCTTCGTACACCGCGCGGAGCAAATGGTGGTTCCCGTGGTTCAAGCTTATTCCGGTGAAGCTTGCCCTCGCGCTCGGCTTGACGAACGGAGCGCGCTCCCCTCCGGGGAAGAGGTATGGGTGGAACACGACCCCCTCACTCCCCACCGGGACACTGTCGATTATGGCCGCCGCGTGGTCGTAAACATCATGCCCCGCGTTCCGAGCGTCCGACACTATCTGCCCGCCCATCTCCCTGAAGAACCATTCAAGATTAGGGGTACCTGCCATGGCCGCCATGAGCCGGATCCACCTCGACTCGTCACAGTGGCACAGGGTCATCCCCATCATCTTGGGCTCGAGGAGCGGGGAATCCATGACGACCTCGTGTATGGCCGCAGTGCCCATGATGGTGCACGCCTGGCCATTCTCTATCGCTCCCACGCCCAGGGCACAGGCAGACACATCCATCGGACCGGACGCAACCACCACATCCCCAGATAGACCCAGATCCCGGGCCACCTCAGGGCGGATCTCCGCGAAATTCTGCGGGCACGGCCTGACCTCGGGGTACTTGTCCATGTACTTCTGGATGCCGTAGAGTTCGAAGAGCCGGCGATCGTACTGCCGGGTGCTCATGTTGAGCAGGGGCAGGGACTCATCGGTCTCGTCCGTGCTGGTCACGCCTGTGAGCTTGTAGAAGAGCCAGTCCTTGCAGTGGAATATGACCTGTGCACGCTGGAGGGACTCAGGTTCGTGCTTCTCGAGCCAGCGAACCTGGGCGCTCTGGGACCCTGTGAACACCGAAGTCCCGCAGATTTCGAACGCCGCGTCCGCCGTGCCGTCTGCATGCCAGGTGGCTATCTCCTCACTGGCCCGCCCATCG
Coding sequences within it:
- a CDS encoding carbohydrate kinase, whose translation is MAKGKYIMGIDAGTSVTKAVLFDLDGREIKSHGIPTKILSPAFNWVEVDMNELWEWVRTCIRTLAQSVEPGSIIGIGITAQGDGTWMIDRNGESVRPGICWCDGRASEEIATWHADGTADAAFEICGTSVFTGSQSAQVRWLEKHEPESLQRAQVIFHCKDWLFYKLTGVTSTDETDESLPLLNMSTRQYDRRLFELYGIQKYMDKYPEVRPCPQNFAEIRPEVARDLGLSGDVVVASGPMDVSACALGVGAIENGQACTIMGTAAIHEVVMDSPLLEPKMMGMTLCHCDESRWIRLMAAMAGTPNLEWFFREMGGQIVSDARNAGHDVYDHAAAIIDSVPVGSEGVVFHPYLFPGGERAPFVKPSARASFTGISLNHGNHHLLRAVYEGIAMAMLDCYKHMPIPVAEVNLCGGGAKSRAWCQIFADALGADVVITEGEELGALGAAINCGVATGVYPSFSEAVKRTVRTARRHHPDPEKKPLYEGLYELYRLTYKQLWDTWDLRARLTSGEA